In Solenopsis invicta isolate M01_SB chromosome 1, UNIL_Sinv_3.0, whole genome shotgun sequence, one genomic interval encodes:
- the LOC105193257 gene encoding two pore potassium channel protein sup-9, translating into MKKQNVRTLSLIVFTLTYLLVGAAIFDVLESETEKSRKEMLEDIEKIIIEKYNISEDDYKIMETVVLKTEPHKAGQQWKFAGAFYYATTVLTTIGYGHSTPNTIYGKLFTMCYAIIGIPLGLVMFQSIGERVNKFSSVVIRNVKILLNCREVQASEINLICVVTTLSCLTICGGAAAFSRYEGWTYFDSIYYCFITLTTIGFGDMVALQKDNALNDKPEYVMFALIFILFGLAIVAASLNLLVLRFVTMNTEDERRDEAEALQAAQGAVRLEGDVITANGSILSGQIGNHGNAMSLDDEASVCSCRCSGFQRKRRRPRFTVRRSPGKISHLLPMQQLSMSSVQDDEPGQPPLVPFLPLYQHRASI; encoded by the exons ATGAAGAAGCAAAACGTCCGGACTTTATCATTAATCGTCTTCACGCTTACTTACCTCCTCGTTGGTGCTGCAATCTTCGACGTGCTCGAGTCCGAGACGGAGAAATCACGCAAAGAAATGCTAGAGG acattgagaaaataATCATAGAAAAGTACAATATAAGCGAGGACGACTACAAGATCATGGAAACAGTGGTGCTGAAGACAGAACCTCACAAAGCTGGCCAACAGTGGAAGTTCGCCGGCGCGTTTTATTACGCCACAACGGTCCTCACCACGATAG GTTACGGACATTCAACGCCAAATACTATATACGGCAAATTGTTCACGATGTGCTACGCGATCATCGGTATCCCGTTAGGACTCGTGATGTTCCAGAGTATAGGAGAACGCGTGAACAAGTTTTCGTCTGTTGTCATACGGAACGTAAAGATTCTTCTCAACTGTAGGGAAGTCCAG GCCTCGGAGATAAATCTCATCTGCGTGGTAACGACGTTGTCGTGCCTGACCATCTGCGGCGGCGCCGCCGCATTCTCTAGGTATGAAGGATGGACCTACTTCGATTCGATTTACTATTGCTTCATCACTCTGACGACAATCGGTTTTGGCGACATGGTCGCCCTTCAAAAGGACAACGCGCTCAACGATAAGCCCGAATATGTGATGTTCGCCCTAATATTTATTCTCTTCGGTTTGGCGATCGTGGCGGCCTCGCTTAATTTGCTGGTTTTGAGATTCGTTACTATGAACACGGAGGATGAAAGACGGGACGAAGCCGAAGCGTTACAG GCGGCCCAGGGTGCGGTGCGTCTCGAGGGCGACGTTATAACGGCGAACGGCTCGATATTGTCCGGCCAAATCGGCAATCACGGAAACGCGATGTCGTTGGACGACGAGGCGTCGGTATGCAGCTGCCGCTGCAGTGGCTTCCAGAGGAAGCGGCGGAGACCGCGTTTCACGGTGCGCCGCTCACCAGGCAAAATTTCGCACTTGCTGCCGATGCAACAGCTGTCGATGTCGAGTGTGCAGGACGACGAACCGGGGCAGCCGCCACTCGTTCCGTTCCTGCCATTGTATCAGCACCGCGCCAGCATTTGA